Below is a genomic region from Acidobacteriota bacterium.
CGAGGTTGTATCCCAGAACGGTGTTGGTGAAGGTCTGGGCGCCGAGCCCCAAGCCCAGATAAGGCGTGCTCCAGACCACGCGCTCGGTGAGGTAGCGGCTGGTACCGGGGTCATCCGGGATCCGACTGAAGGCGTTCTTGCCCGGATTGGCGGCGTAGCCCGCCGCCAGCAGCAGTTCGCGGGCGGCGTGGTACATCGCGTTGATGTGGTTCAGGTCCACCTGTCCGGCTTCACCGGCGATGCGGGTGCCCTTGTAGCGCATGCGGTACAGCGTGATGTAGTCAGGGGCCAAGTCGATGGTGTACCGGATACTGGCCGCGAAATCGTCGACGGTCTGGTGGGCGAAGCCGTACATGAGGTCGATGTTGAAAGCCCGATACCCGGCCCGGCGGATGTGGTCGGCGGCGAGCCGGTTGTCGCCCGCCTGATCGCGCCCGTAGACGCGCAGGAGTTTGGAACTCACCGTCTGCAGGCCCATACTGATGCGCTCGAATCCCAAGGCGCGCACCGCCGCCAACCGGTCGGGATCCATGGCGGCGATCTTGGGGGTTGTCTCGATGCTCATGGCGAAACCGGCGGCCAGCGGAAACGTCCTGAGGATCCGGTCCAGCACGGCGCCGATCCGTTCCGGCCGGACCAGCAGGGGCGTGCCGCCGCCCATGTCCAGGCCGGCCAGTTCGTGGGCGCCTGGATCCAGAAGATCATGGTACAGCTCGACCTCCCGCTCCAGCGCGGCGAAGTAGGCCGCTTCGGCCGCTTCGTCGTGCTGCTCGAGCACGGTGTATTCGCAGAACGCGCAGCGCCGCTCGCAGAAGGGAACGTGGATGTAGAGGCAGAGGCGCGGCCCGGCGAGCGCCCGGCGTAGCAGATCCCGGTGCCGCTCTGGATCCTGGCGGAAGGGCCAGATGGTCTTCCGATGGGCGATGGGATAGGCGGTGTTCGCCAGGTGGTGGTGCCGCAGCCCGGCGGCGAAGACGACGGCCGGATCGGGACGCGCCAATTCGGTCTCGGGCATCCAAAGCAGGGGGGGCTCGTTGCCCGCGGAACGCGGTGGTTCCGTCCGATCGCTCTGGGTGTGGGCGGTGGTGAGGGGCATCTCGGCCTCCTTTGTAGTTTTATTATATTTCAATATAAGTAGTTTGTGAAGGTGAAATTTATTTCATCCGATAAAACAAAACTGATCAAAAATCGAATATTTAGTTGTTATATAGAGATATAAATCGGCGCGGATTGAATGACGTGAAGGGGTTGACCGCTCAGCTGGTTTTATATAAAATTAACAAAAACTGAGGAGTAGAGGGCGCAGATGAGCCGAAATGTGCTGGAGCGGCCCGTTGTGGCGGTGGATGTGGTGGCGCTGCGAGCCGGTGGCGGGCGGCTGGAGGTGCTCCTGATCCGGCGGGCGGAAGAGCCGTTCGCCGGCGCCGAGGCCCTGCCGGGGGTGGCCCTGCGGGCGGACGAAACGCTGGAGTCCGCAGCCGTCCGGGCGCTCGTGGAAAAAGCGGCGTGCGCCACGCCTGCGGCCGAGGACCTGTACATGGAGCAGCTGGCCACCTTCGGCGCCCTGTACCGTGATCCGCGCGGCCGCACCGTGAGTATCGCCTACTTGGCGCTGGCGCGCGAGGGCGAGCTGACGCCGGTCCGCGGCCGCTGGACGGCGGCGACCGGCCGCGCCACCCGGGCGCTGCCGTTCGATCATGAGACGATCGTGGCCGCCGCCGTATCCCGGTTGAAGGGAAAACTTCGCTATACCAACATCGCCCGGCACCTGCTGCCGCCGGAGTTCCGGATCGAGGAACTGCAGGCGGTCTATGAAGCGGTGCTGGGTTGGAAGGTGAACCGGACCA
It encodes:
- a CDS encoding radical SAM protein, which codes for MPLTTAHTQSDRTEPPRSAGNEPPLLWMPETELARPDPAVVFAAGLRHHHLANTAYPIAHRKTIWPFRQDPERHRDLLRRALAGPRLCLYIHVPFCERRCAFCEYTVLEQHDEAAEAAYFAALEREVELYHDLLDPGAHELAGLDMGGGTPLLVRPERIGAVLDRILRTFPLAAGFAMSIETTPKIAAMDPDRLAAVRALGFERISMGLQTVSSKLLRVYGRDQAGDNRLAADHIRRAGYRAFNIDLMYGFAHQTVDDFAASIRYTIDLAPDYITLYRMRYKGTRIAGEAGQVDLNHINAMYHAARELLLAAGYAANPGKNAFSRIPDDPGTSRYLTERVVWSTPYLGLGLGAQTFTNTVLGYNLGAATKTMGTYLDAVAAGRLPLQDLYHLPPSEGMAKMIAVSFYFGQIHRAAFRRAFGRPLETCFPEAVAFVLARGLMEYHGPFLRLTPAGVDAFNGVIALFYSPRVQAHLLGLGEG
- a CDS encoding NUDIX hydrolase; this translates as MSRNVLERPVVAVDVVALRAGGGRLEVLLIRRAEEPFAGAEALPGVALRADETLESAAVRALVEKAACATPAAEDLYMEQLATFGALYRDPRGRTVSIAYLALAREGELTPVRGRWTAATGRATRALPFDHETIVAAAVSRLKGKLRYTNIARHLLPPEFRIEELQAVYEAVLGWKVNRTNFRSLMLQRGLIERVRILAEAVGRRGGRPPHLYRFTGERVAAEDRDFL